A window of Adhaeribacter arboris genomic DNA:
TCTACTTCGCGCTGCCCAACCGGCAAAAATTTTACGGTAAAATCTTTGCTCCGGATGGATTCAATCCCCGCCGAAACCAAATCTAAGGGCCGAACAAAAGAACGGTAAATATTTACGGTTACAATAATGGAAACAATAATCAGCGCCTCCGTGCCCACAAACCAGATTTTATCGGTGGTTAGTAACCGGGCCGCAATAAGCGCCATTACCGCGTGAATTAAAACCGCAAACAAAATAAACTTAGTCCGCAGCGTCATAAGGAATATCGAATTTTTCGAGCCGTCGGTACAAGGCTCCCCGGCTTAAACCCAGCGATTTGGCTACCTTACTAATGTTGCCTTTGTGTTGTTCCATGGATTGGCGAATCAGAACGGCTTCCATTTCTTCTAAAGTCATCATTCCCACACCGGCCAGAACGGGAGCTTCAACTTTCCGCGGGTTTTTGGGTTGCTGACCCTGAAAGTCCGAAACATCTAAATAATCTTTGCCCGAAACCAATACGGTGCGTTCTACCAAATTCTTCAATTCGCGGATATTGCCGGGCAAGGATTGCTGGGCCAAGTAATGCAAGGCCGCTTCGGTAACCTGCAAGTTGGATCGGTGATAGGTTTTTTGCAAATTATGTAAGAAATGTTTTACCAGCAGAGGTATATCTTGTGGCCGTTCGCGCAGAGCTGGTAGCTTAACGGTAATTAAATTAATGCGGTAAAATAAATCTTCCCGGAACTTGCCCTGGGCTACCATTTCGGCGAGGTCGCGGTTGGTCGCACAAATTACCCGGATATCTAGTTGGCGCGGTTTGCTGTCGCCGAGTACTTCGTAAGTGCGGTCTTGCAACACGCGTAAAAGCTTTACCTGGCTGCTTAAATCCAGTTCGCCAATTTCGTCGAGGAAAATGCTGCCTTTGTTAGCCAGTTCAAATCGGCCCACGCGGTCGCCTTTGGCATCGGTAAAAGCACCTTTTTTATGGCCGAACATTTCGCTTTCGAACAAACTACTGGAAATACCGCCTAAGTTTACTTTTACAAAATTCTGGTTTTTGCGCGTACTATTTTGGTGTATAGCTTCCGCAATTAATTCTTTCCCCGTTCCACTTTCGCCTTCAATCAACACCGAAGCGTCGGTAGCACTAATCTGGCCAATTTGCCGCAGAATTTGAATCAATGCCGGATCTTCGCCGATAATGTTGGCGAATTGGTATTGCTGATTTAACTGCTTGCGATTCAGGTTGCTACTGTCGGGTTCTGAAGTATTTTTGTTTAAGTGGAGGGCCGTATGAATGGTTTGCAGCAGGTGTTCGTTGTTCCAGGGCTTGGAAATAAAATCAAAAGCGCCGGCCTTCATGCCTTCTACGGCCAGCGAAATAGAGCCCCAGCCGGTAATAAGAATAACCGGAATCTTTGGGTTCAATTCTTTAATCTGCCCGAGTAATTCCAAACCATCCCGTCCGGAAGTGTCCATCGAAAAATTCATATCCAGGATAATCAGGTCGATGGGTTGGGATTGGTGCAGTACGTACAAAGCGCTTTTAGCCCCGGCCGCGCTCTGGGTTTGGTACCCGGCTTGTTTTAACAGCAGACCTAACGAGGTCCGAATAGCCACATCATCGTCAATAATCAGAATCATACAAAATCAGGCGGATTTCGCCAATATTTTAAAATTACAAAATTTTCAGGGTAAACCAGCAATGGTTCAGAAGCCAAGTTAAAGTTTCTGTTTCCGTTTAAAGCCAGTGTTTTCTTAACTTATCCGGTAAATGTCCCCCTTTGAAGGGGGTAGGGGGATGATGTACAGCATCAGATTTAAAGTATTTACTTCTGTCTTTCCGTTGAGACTTTGCAAGTCTCAATAGACCAGTGCTGATGCGCTTTAACAGCCCGTGTTTGCCTCCTGGCCGGCGGGCCTCGTTTAGCCAGTTCAGGCGGTCTAAGCTTCTTTTCCTTGCTCCGCTGCGGAATGCCTCCTGCGTCGGCACCAGAACCTTAGAAGGCCCTCACTAGCTAAACTGGTGTCATTCTCTTTTAACAACTGCCTTTTACAATTCACCCGTAAATAGCCCGTTATCCAAAGCTCCCCTCCTGTTTTAGGAGGGGTTGGGGGTGGTAAACGCGTAAGGTAGACGATTCACCCAAACCCTCGACTATCAGTCATGGACCATTGTCTAACAACCAACAACCAGCAACGAACAACCAAACCTACTCTTCGTGTAGGGCAGTGGCGGGAGCAATTTTAGCCGCTTGGAGACTAGGATAGGCAGCGCAACCGGCAGCTAAGGCGTAAATAATTACTACGGCACTTCCTAGAGCAGCTATGTAAACACCTGTTTGTACGCCAAAAACTTGAAGCAACGGGAACTGAGCCGCCACTACCATCCCGAACAAGATGCCAAAAGTAGCTAGTACCAAAACCTCCCCGATAAATTGCCGGTAAACCTGACCGGAAGCAGCGCCAATGGCCCGGCGCAGACCAATTTCGGAGATGCGGCGGCTAATGTTGTACCATAGCACGCCGAATAACCCAAGCGCTACGTTAATGATTAAGAACCCGCATACCACCGAGAAAACAATAAGCGGGATTAAGGCTAGTTTATTTTGGGAAATCCGCATTTCATTCATGGATTTAATTTCGAGGGTCCAACCTTTCGCCACTTGGCTCGCCTGTTTCATTAATTTTTCCTCGAAGGCACTGGTTACGCCTGGTTTTACCCGAATGAGTACCGAATTAAAGGGAACCCAGGTAGAATCGGCCGCATTTTCTAAATACTTGTATTCAAAAAAGCCCGGTTTGTCTTCGGAATATTCTCCTTTTTGCTTATAGGCTTCCACCACGCCAATTATTTTATTTTTAGGATTTTTATCATCGCCCGACATACCCGCTACTACTTTACCGATCACTGGTTCTTCTTTAAAAACTGCGTCGCGGAGCGATTGGGTAATAACAATACTATTAAATTTTGAATTTTGATCCTGATCGTTAAACCAACGGCCATCTTTTATTTTTAACTGCATAATTGCCGCAAAATCTTTGTCTACCTGAAAAAAGTCAGACTGTGTCCTGCGGTTATTATGATGAAAGTCGCCGCTCATTTGTTGCATGGTGTACGGTACGTTACTACTGACTAAAGCCACGCCTTCCACTTCGGGATTAGATTTTAACTGTTGCTGCAACCGGCCTTGGATTTCTTTAACTTCTTTTGGTTTTTCCTGATTCCAACGTAGGGTCATAACCCATACCTTATCGTGTTGATAACCCAAAGGCTTATTATAATTATCAATGTAATAAAAAGCCAGGCTTAGTACCCCGAACAATACAATAAAAGAAAAGAAAATTTCGGTTATCATCAGAAAGTTATTTTTCTTCCGGTTCCAGATTAAAGTAAATAAATGGCGGATCATAAGTTGCCTCCTTTCAGTGCCTCTACGGCTTGTAATTTTGACATTTTGTAAGCCGGGATTACCCCGGATAATAAACCAAATAATAAGCTTAGTCCTATTCCAATCCCGAATACGCGCCAGTTAAGCGTTAATTGAGCGTAAGGAATAATACCGCTGTTGCTGATTAGCTGTAGGGCCAGCGCGGAAAGTAAAAATCCCAGGAAGCCACCGAGTAAAGTAAGAAAGATATTCTCGACCAAAAACTGGCCGATAAGCGTGCGGGACGAAGCGCCAAATGCCTTACGAACCCCTATTTCCGATGACCGCTCCAGGATACGGCTCACGTTAATATTTATCAGGTTAATGGTTGGCATGAGCATAAATAAGAATACTATAAGGGTAACAAAGGCAATAAATTTGCCCATACCTGATTCTCCCGTGTATCTATCACCGAATACCTGCCGCACGAACATGCCTTCCAGAATTCCCTCGGCGTAACTACTAAAGGTGTCGTAATTCTTAGGGTCGGGTACTTTTATTTGCTTCACGATGTGCTGGTATTCGGCCTGAATTTCCGGAATGTCAGAAGCGGATTTGGCCAGAATAATTCCATTATAGTCGCCCGGTAAACCTGTATCGGCTTTATTAATGTTAGCCGTAGAAACAGGAACCCACAAATGCGCATAAGAGTTGAAACGGGAAATAGGAACATCTTCTACTACTCCGCAAACCTGGTAGCGAATGCCATCGGCTACCAAGTATTTACCTACGGCACTTACTCCTGCGCCAAAATATTGGTCGCGGGTATGGCGGGTAATAACAGCTACCTTATTCGCATTTTTAAGGTCTTGCCGGTTAAATGGCTTACCTTCCAGAAATTTAAATTCCAGAATTTCCCAGAACTCCGCGTCGGTGTATTTCAAATCCAGAGAAAGGCGCTTGTTATTTACGTAACTGTTTACCCCTTTAAACACACTGCTAATAGATATTTTTTCTGGTGTTTTCAAAGTTTTCACGTAATGAGTCAGGTAATAATAACTAGGCGTTGTGTTCATCATAGACCCTTGTTTTTTGCCCGTCATCTTAATAAAATTAATGAAGAGCGTACGGTCTAGGTGGGTTTCAGGAGTATGCGAGCCGGTTACGTGGTCTATCATAGCGGTAGCCACCATTAGTATCATCAGCGTAAAACTGATCCCGAACAGGCTGATGAAAGTAAAGAACTTCCGGCGGAGCAGTACTTTCCAGGCTATTTTTATATAATTTTTTAACATTTCTTTAGTCGATAGTCCATGGATGACAGTCCACAGAGGTTTATTGTTGGATTGTTAGATTGTAAAATCGCATTGGTCTGCGTTAACTAATCTTCTTAAGTTTAAGCCCACCTTGCATGTTTACCAGTAAGTACAACTGGCCATTTTCTTCTATAAATTCAATTTTTGCCGGAGTACCTTTCAGGTAATACCTGGTATTTGTTTCAGGGGTAAATTCTGATTTTTCCTGGTCACCGGGAGCTAAAGCAAATAATTTGTCTTGCTCTACCGAAATAGTTACCTGAAAATCTTTATTCAATTCGTACACTCCAGCATATTTCTGCAAAGTTTCAGATGGAATCGCTGCTTGCGGAGTAGAGGTAGAAATAGCAGTAGTTTTAGTAGCAACCGTTTGCCCAAAGCTGAAGAACGGCACCCATACTAATAGTAAAAGAAGCTTTTTCATGGTTTTATATTTTTAGATTTTGGTCGATGATTTTATTTGATTTATTTCTCCCTCTAAAGAGGGAAGCAATTCATTAATTAAAAATTTAAAGCTGGAAGCTGTGAGGGAATAGTTGAAAAATTCCGAGTAGAATTTTCCTCTTCAATTGGCGGAAAAACTTAAAATTTTTCAACCTTAAAACTTTTTAACTTTCCAACTTTCAACCTGTAACCTGCAACTTACTACAGTACCTGGCTGCCATCGAATAACCGGATGAGGCGTTCGGTTTTCTTGGCCATTAATTCGTCGTGGGTTACCATGACGATGGTGGTACCTTCTTCCTGGTTCAGGCGCAGTAGTATGTCCATAATTTCGTTGCCCATTACGGAGTCGAGGTTACCAGTGGGTTCGTCGGCCAAGATAATTTCGGGCTGACCAGCCAAAGCTCGGGCAATAGCTACCCGCTGACGCTGCCCACCTGAAAGCTGATTCGGATAATGATTCGTGCGGGCACTTAAACCTACTTTGTGCAACGCTTCAATGGCCCGTTTCCGCCGTTCGGAGCTAGACATGGTACGGTACAGAAGAGGCAATTCCACATTATCCGTCACCGATAGATCATTAATTAAATGATAACTCTGGAAAACAAAACCAATTTTCTGGTTGCGTAATCGCGCCAAGGCCTGGTCGGAGAAGGAACGAACCGGGGAACCGTCGATAGAAACAGTACCGTTGGTAGGCTCATCTAATAAGCCCATAATATTGAGCAAGGTACTTTTGCCGCAACCCGAGGGACCCATTATAGAGACAAATTCTCCTTTCCGGATATCCAGGTTAATGTTGTGCAAGGCTACCGTTTCAATGGTCTTGGTTTGGTAAACCTTCTCAATGTCGGTGAGGGTAATCATGCTGGGAGTAGGTTCAGCAGCTACAACAGGGTTAGTAGCAAGCGGGTCTAATTTAAAGTGGTTCATGGTTCTAGCGTTAGCGGTA
This region includes:
- a CDS encoding sigma-54-dependent transcriptional regulator, yielding MILIIDDDVAIRTSLGLLLKQAGYQTQSAAGAKSALYVLHQSQPIDLIILDMNFSMDTSGRDGLELLGQIKELNPKIPVILITGWGSISLAVEGMKAGAFDFISKPWNNEHLLQTIHTALHLNKNTSEPDSSNLNRKQLNQQYQFANIIGEDPALIQILRQIGQISATDASVLIEGESGTGKELIAEAIHQNSTRKNQNFVKVNLGGISSSLFESEMFGHKKGAFTDAKGDRVGRFELANKGSIFLDEIGELDLSSQVKLLRVLQDRTYEVLGDSKPRQLDIRVICATNRDLAEMVAQGKFREDLFYRINLITVKLPALRERPQDIPLLVKHFLHNLQKTYHRSNLQVTEAALHYLAQQSLPGNIRELKNLVERTVLVSGKDYLDVSDFQGQQPKNPRKVEAPVLAGVGMMTLEEMEAVLIRQSMEQHKGNISKVAKSLGLSRGALYRRLEKFDIPYDAAD
- a CDS encoding ABC transporter permease, encoding MIRHLFTLIWNRKKNNFLMITEIFFSFIVLFGVLSLAFYYIDNYNKPLGYQHDKVWVMTLRWNQEKPKEVKEIQGRLQQQLKSNPEVEGVALVSSNVPYTMQQMSGDFHHNNRRTQSDFFQVDKDFAAIMQLKIKDGRWFNDQDQNSKFNSIVITQSLRDAVFKEEPVIGKVVAGMSGDDKNPKNKIIGVVEAYKQKGEYSEDKPGFFEYKYLENAADSTWVPFNSVLIRVKPGVTSAFEEKLMKQASQVAKGWTLEIKSMNEMRISQNKLALIPLIVFSVVCGFLIINVALGLFGVLWYNISRRISEIGLRRAIGAASGQVYRQFIGEVLVLATFGILFGMVVAAQFPLLQVFGVQTGVYIAALGSAVVIIYALAAGCAAYPSLQAAKIAPATALHEE
- a CDS encoding ABC transporter permease, whose translation is MLKNYIKIAWKVLLRRKFFTFISLFGISFTLMILMVATAMIDHVTGSHTPETHLDRTLFINFIKMTGKKQGSMMNTTPSYYYLTHYVKTLKTPEKISISSVFKGVNSYVNNKRLSLDLKYTDAEFWEILEFKFLEGKPFNRQDLKNANKVAVITRHTRDQYFGAGVSAVGKYLVADGIRYQVCGVVEDVPISRFNSYAHLWVPVSTANINKADTGLPGDYNGIILAKSASDIPEIQAEYQHIVKQIKVPDPKNYDTFSSYAEGILEGMFVRQVFGDRYTGESGMGKFIAFVTLIVFLFMLMPTINLININVSRILERSSEIGVRKAFGASSRTLIGQFLVENIFLTLLGGFLGFLLSALALQLISNSGIIPYAQLTLNWRVFGIGIGLSLLFGLLSGVIPAYKMSKLQAVEALKGGNL
- a CDS encoding DUF3471 domain-containing protein, whose product is MKKLLLLLVWVPFFSFGQTVATKTTAISTSTPQAAIPSETLQKYAGVYELNKDFQVTISVEQDKLFALAPGDQEKSEFTPETNTRYYLKGTPAKIEFIEENGQLYLLVNMQGGLKLKKIS
- a CDS encoding ABC transporter ATP-binding protein, with the translated sequence MITLTDIEKVYQTKTIETVALHNINLDIRKGEFVSIMGPSGCGKSTLLNIMGLLDEPTNGTVSIDGSPVRSFSDQALARLRNQKIGFVFQSYHLINDLSVTDNVELPLLYRTMSSSERRKRAIEALHKVGLSARTNHYPNQLSGGQRQRVAIARALAGQPEIILADEPTGNLDSVMGNEIMDILLRLNQEEGTTIVMVTHDELMAKKTERLIRLFDGSQVL